Within the Micromonospora citrea genome, the region AGGTCGGCCATGCGTCGAGTGTCCCGTAAGGGTGTTTTAGGGATTAGGGGCGGGATGTCCGAATGTGGCGAATCGCACCCGTAACGTCCTGGCGGTCACGGCGTTGCCGCGCTCGCGCTGTCGGCCGGCTCGGGCGCGGCCGTGCCGAGCGGTTCCCGATCCACCACCGGACCGGCGAGCTGCACGGTCGCCGGGGCCGGCGCGGGCGTCCCGGCGAGGATCAGCGTGCCGGCGGCGGTCCGCACGGCGGTGGGCGTGCCATCGCGGTCGTAGCAGTAGATGCCCACGTCCAGCGGGGCGTTGATTGAGGCCGAGGTCGTCTCGACCGAGTAGCAGGTGCCGGACGCGCCGGGCGGGGGCTGCGCCGGCGACACGGCGAGCGGGGCCCGGCGGTCGGTCAGCACGTCCAGCCAGTCGGTGAAGGGATGCTGGACCCGGGGGTCGAGCCGACGGGGCACGGCGTCGTCGGGGTCGCCGAGGCGTACGCAGCTCGGCGGCTCGGGTCGGGCGGCCGACGGCAGGGCGCACTGGTAGAGCCCGTCGGTGGTCGCGGCGAACGAGACGTCCGCCGTGCCGCCGAGCGCGCCGCCCGGGATGTCGACCCGCCAGGTGCCGTCGTTCGCGCTGGTCACCACGACCGTACGGTCGGGGGCGTCGGGGGCGCGCAGCGTGTAGTTGGCGACCAGGCGCCGGTCCTGCGCGGCCGCGGCGAGCGCGGCCAGCTCGTCGCGTGCCGCGTCCATGCCCGCCGCGGCGGGTGTCGGCGTGGGGGGCGGCGGCGCGGCCGGCCGGTCGGCGGTGCAGGCGACGAGGAGCGCCGGCAGGGCGAGCGCGAGCGGGCCGGCGAGGCGGTGGGTGGGCCGCGCGGGCGTGCCTGCATCCCCGCCGGGGGTGGGCCGCGCGGACGTGCGGGCGGCATCCCCGCCGGGGGTGGGCCGGGCGGGCGTGCCGGCGTCTCCGCCGGGGGTGGGCCGACGATCCCGGCCGCGGGGGCCGGCCGGACTCAGGTGGGCGTGCACGGGGCCATTCTGCGGGCCGGGGAGGGCGCGCGGGGTCCACTGCCGCTTCGCCCGTCCGGCGTGTCGCGCGCCGCGTCGCCGCCGCCGGCCGGGCCGGATCGTGGGATCACCTGACCCGGTCGAGCCGGCCGACCGATACCCTGGACGGGTCTGACACGCGCCGCCGGCCCCGACCGGCGGCGTCGGCACGCTCAGGGTCGTCGCTGGGAGGGAGTGCACCGTCGTGGCACTCGTGGTGCAGAAGTACGGCGGGTCCTCCGTCGCCAACGCCGAACGGATCAAGCGTGTGGCCGAGCGGATCGTCGCCGCGCGCAAGGCCGGCGACGACGTCGTGGTGGTGGTCTCCGCGATGGGGGACACCACCGACGAGCTGCTCGACCTGGCCAACCAGGTCAGCCCGCTGCCGCCGGGCCGCGAGCTGGACATGCTCCTCACGGCCGGGGAGCGGATCTCCATGGCGCTGCTCGCCATGGCCATCCACAACCTGGGCTACGAGGCCCGCTCGTTCACCGGCTCGCAGGCCGGCGTGATCACCACGTCGGTGCACGGCCGGGCGCGGATCATCGACGTCACGCCGGGCCGGCTCAAGGGCGCGCTCGACGAGGGCGCGGTGGTCATCGTCGCCGGGTTCCAGGGCGTCTCGCAGGACACCAAGGACGTCACGACGCTGGGCCGGGGTGGCTCGGACACCACGGCCGTGGCGCTCGCCGCCGCGCTGCAGGCGGACGTCTGCGAGATCTACACCGACGTGGACGGCATCTTCAGCGCCGACCCGCGCATCGTGCCGAACGCCCGGCACATCAGGCAGATCACCTACGAGGAGATGCTGGAACTGGCCGCCTGCGGCGCCAAGGTCCTGCACCTGCGCAGCGTGGAGTACGCCCGCCGGGCGGGCTTGCCGATCCACGTCCGTTCGTCATACTCGACCAACACCGGCACGATGGTCACCGGATCGATGGAGGACCTTCCTGTGGAGCAAGCACTGATCACCGGGGTCGCCCACGACCGCAGCGAGGCCAAGATCACGATCGTGGGGGTGCCCGACGAGCCGGGCGCCGCCGCGCGGATCTTCGACACCGTGGCCGGTGCCGAGATCAACATCGACATGATCGTGCAGAACGTCTCCACCGAGGGCACGGGGCGCACGGACATCTCCTTCACCCTGCCCAAGACCGACGGTCCGACGGCCATGGCCGCGCTCAGCAAGATCCAGGAAGCGGTCAAGTTCAAGGGCCTGCTCTACGACGACCACGTCGGCAAGGTGTCGCTGATCGGGGCCGGCATGCGGTCCCACCCCGGTGTCGCGGCCGGCTTCTTCGCCGCCCTCGGCGCGGCCGGGGTGAACATCGAGATGATCTCCACCTCGGAGATCCGGGTCTCCGTGGTCTGCCGCGACACCGACCTGGACGCCGCCGTCCGTGCCATCCACGAGGCCTTCGACCTCGGCGGCGAGACCGAGGCCGTCGTCTACGCGGGGACGGGACGGTAGCGCCCATGTCGCCGCTGCCCACCCTGGCCGTGGTCGGAGCGACCGGTGCCGTCGGC harbors:
- a CDS encoding aspartate kinase; this encodes MALVVQKYGGSSVANAERIKRVAERIVAARKAGDDVVVVVSAMGDTTDELLDLANQVSPLPPGRELDMLLTAGERISMALLAMAIHNLGYEARSFTGSQAGVITTSVHGRARIIDVTPGRLKGALDEGAVVIVAGFQGVSQDTKDVTTLGRGGSDTTAVALAAALQADVCEIYTDVDGIFSADPRIVPNARHIRQITYEEMLELAACGAKVLHLRSVEYARRAGLPIHVRSSYSTNTGTMVTGSMEDLPVEQALITGVAHDRSEAKITIVGVPDEPGAAARIFDTVAGAEINIDMIVQNVSTEGTGRTDISFTLPKTDGPTAMAALSKIQEAVKFKGLLYDDHVGKVSLIGAGMRSHPGVAAGFFAALGAAGVNIEMISTSEIRVSVVCRDTDLDAAVRAIHEAFDLGGETEAVVYAGTGR